Proteins encoded within one genomic window of Panacibacter microcysteis:
- a CDS encoding DUF3347 domain-containing protein, whose translation MKKGLIFLGLAVAIGAVYFIFFNKDESSQPAPEKQQPLAQGSNSERFNKPFNDMLNSYFELKDALVDWDTTKASSAATQLADLAAKVPVQELKADTTIIETARSFIGSVIAEAQGVAGEQTIGEKRKSFYTLSDNLYNLLRTVKYDQQVIYYDKCPMAFNEDETAYWLANKRDIVNPYLGNKHPKYKTSMLGCGEIEDSINFVNR comes from the coding sequence ATGAAAAAAGGTTTGATATTTCTTGGTCTTGCAGTGGCGATTGGAGCCGTTTACTTTATTTTTTTTAATAAGGATGAATCATCGCAACCGGCACCGGAAAAACAGCAACCCCTTGCCCAGGGCAGCAACAGCGAAAGGTTTAATAAACCATTCAATGATATGCTGAACAGTTATTTTGAACTGAAAGATGCGTTGGTTGACTGGGATACAACAAAAGCTTCATCAGCGGCAACACAACTGGCAGATCTTGCCGCAAAAGTGCCGGTGCAGGAATTGAAAGCTGATACAACAATCATAGAAACTGCCCGCAGCTTTATTGGTTCTGTAATAGCAGAAGCACAGGGTGTGGCAGGCGAGCAAACGATTGGGGAAAAACGTAAATCGTTTTATACGCTTAGTGATAACCTGTACAATTTGTTGCGTACGGTAAAGTATGACCAGCAGGTGATCTATTATGATAAATGCCCGATGGCATTCAATGAAGATGAAACTGCATACTGGCTTGCCAACAAACGCGATATTGTAAATCCATATCTTGGTAACAAACATCCAAAATATAAAACCAGTATGCTTGGTTGCGGTGAAATTGAAGATTCTATCAACTTTGTAAACAGGTAA